One Coffea arabica cultivar ET-39 chromosome 5e, Coffea Arabica ET-39 HiFi, whole genome shotgun sequence DNA segment encodes these proteins:
- the LOC113687212 gene encoding uncharacterized protein: protein MSFDDLLTVNGQKMNCFREAALNLGLLQSDTYIEDTLEEAAVFQMPSSLRLLFATVLVHCTPTDPRLLWHKFEQQLCSDYQRSQELYHYSFTEIRNKVLKDISTLLEQMGKNIDDYHLVPNTLRAAYHEQLTKEIDSERNIEVLPEDLLLSFKLNTQQRHAYDLILHAISSSAGQSFFIDGPGGTGKTFLYRSLLATLRSQGHVAIAVATSGVAASVLPGGRTAHSRFKIPLDLSTNKTCQISKQGSVARLLFESKLILWDEASMAKRETIEAFDDFLKDIMESELPFGGKVIVFGGDFRQTLPVIEKASKRTLIDASLPNSPIWNKFHMLKLTENMRAILDPAFSEFLLRVGEGREPVDPQGQITLPNDIVIPYYEKEESLNRLIQSVFPDLLAYSNDPYTMINMCILTPKNSSVDELNDIMITRFPGNLHVYVSSDKTVDQRHQGDYEDFLNSQNPKGLPPHKLLLKENCPLILLRNLNPVEGLCNGTRLICRELRQHTICAEIAFGQHQGKRIFLPKIPLQTSDSERNGLPFIRTQFPVRLCFALTINKSQGQTLDYVRIYLREPVFSHGQLYVALSRAKASAAVKILIVPRTFGDIKVDCKTRNVVFEEIFQLTQH, encoded by the exons ATGTCATTTGATGACCTTTTAACTGTTAatggtcaaaaaatgaattgcttCAGAGAAGCTGCTTTAAACCTTGGTCTATTACAGTCTGATACATATATAGAAGATACTCTTGAAGAAGCAGCAGTTTTTCAGATGCCATCATCGTTAAGACTGTTATTTGCTACTGTTCTTGTTCATTGTACACCTACTGATCCTAGATTACTCTGGCATAAATTTGAACAACAGTTATGCAGTGATTATCAAAGATCACAGGAACTTTACCACTATTCTTTTACTgaaatcagaaataaagtctTGAAAGATATCAGTACGTTGCTTGAGCAAATGGGTAAAAATATTGATGATTACCATTTAGTTCCAAATACCCTTAGAGCTGCATATCATGAACAGTTAACAAAGGAAATTGACAGTGAAAGGAATATTGAAGTATTACCAGAAGATCTGCTTTTGTCTTTTAAATTGAATACTCAGCAACGGCATGCTTATGATTTAATTCTGCATGCAATCTCTTCTTCTGCTGGCCAAAGTTTCTTTATCGATGGTCCGGGTGGAACTGGAAAGACCTTTCTGTATAGGTCGCTTTTAGCTACTTTAAGATCTCAAGGACATGTTGCTATTGCAGTGGCAACATCCGGTGTCGCTGCTTCTGTTCTTCCAGGTGGAAGAACAGCGCATTCTAGATTCAAAATACCGCTAGATTTGTCAACAAATAAAACTTGCCAGATCAGTAAGCAAGGTAGTGTTGCTAGACTGCTTTTTGAATCAAAACTGATCTTGTGGGATGAAGCATCAATGGCCAAAAGAGAAACTATTGAAGCCTTTGATGATTTTCTAAAAGACATAATGGAATCTGAGCTGCCATTTGGAGGAAAGGTTATCGTTTTTGGAGGAGATTTTCGACAAACTTTACCTGTAATTGAGAAAGCTTCAAAACGAACTCTCATAGATGCTAGCCTTCCTAATTCACCTATATGGAATAAATTTCATATGTTGAAACTGACAGAAAATATGCGGGCTATTTTAGACCCAGCATTCTCAGAGTTTCTTTTGAGAGTGGGTGAAGGAAGAGAGCCTGTTGATCCACAAGGCCAAATAACCTTACCGAATGACATAGTCATTCCCTATTATGAAAAAGAAGAATCTCTAAACAG GTTGATACAATCTGTATTTCCAGATTTATTGGCTTATTCAAATGATCCTTATACTATGATCAATATGTGCATTCTTACTCCAAAAAACAGTTCAGTTGATGAGCTAAATGATATCATGATAACAAGGTTTCCTGGGAATCTTCATGTTTATGTTAGCTCTGATAAAACTGTTGATCAGCGCCATCAAGGAGATTATGAAGATTTTCTCAATTCACAAAATCCAAAAGGACTTCCTCCTCATAAGTTATTACTTAAAGAAAATTGTCCTCTCATtcttttgagaaatttgaaCCCTGTAGAAGGATTGTGTAATGGTACACGTCTCATCTGTAGAGAGCTCAGACAACATACAATCTGTGCTGAAATAGCTTTTGGCCAACATCAAGGAAAAAGAATCTTTTTGCCTAAAATTCCTCTTCAAACATCTGATAGCGAAAGGAATGGCCTCCCATTTATAAGAACACAATTTCCTGTTCGACTTTGTTTTGCCttaacaattaacaaatctCAAGGACAAACTCTTGATTATGTCAGGATTTACCTTCGTGAGCCGGTTTTCTCTCATGGACAGTTGTACGTAGCTTTATCTAGAGCTAAAGCATCAGCCGCAGTTAAAATTCTTATTGTGCCTAGAACTTTTGGAGACATTAAAGTTGATTGCAAGACTAGAAATGTTGTGTTTGAAGAAATATTTCAACTAACTCAGCACTGA
- the LOC113687213 gene encoding replication protein A 70 kDa DNA-binding subunit D-like, with protein MEKLLAMKEIVPEMQSWTCKITVQEKQQITQSMSTPTKKQKFIFVDTEGSKVEGIIFNNDIPRMSSILQIYKKYKISNAEVRPILPKYQTAEITHQWTITSRTVIEEVFDDEDMMPVKFNCTKFRDLAQYMDDKAKSVDVLAIVIETLEKKTITTNYRESVVQKFVLVNEELQTVVLSMWDDFIKNEGEQIISAMNNYPVIIARRIKVNNYNGVSLSTWFDSAILVNPPIQEARELKNWAMRNSKELTLILEQKTYTRYNPEISLKPDQKTTLICNVNPSHKSTWVKAQFTFQHIFQKYWYMSCKKCYRGTAAAHGVIFSCNTCKEKHPAEPRCRFDMDLRDHTGVITASIFGEQAEQLLTFNALEIMEHFKQNIELPLETVHKELELKWFLVHIKPVQTQVADTKQRYTIIYYSEVVDAATQVSSVNESIVPFVSVHDQDDSSHITTSGTVTVEENNPTSKVRLSLNQKFDQAEEPENNASQLEGTSCSKKPKLN; from the exons ATGGAAAAGTTGCTGGCAATGAAAGAAATTGTGCCTGAAATGCAAAGTTGGACATGTAAAATCACAGTTCAAGAGAAACAGCAAATTACTCAATCAATGTCCACCCcgacaaaaaaacaaaagttcatATTTGTTGATACTGAG GGATCAAAAGTTGAAGGCATTATTTTCAATAATGACATCCCTAGAATGAGCTCAATCCTCCAAATTTATAAGAAATACAAGATATCCAATGCTGAAGTCAGGCCGATCTTGCCAAAATATCAGACTGCTGAAATAACTCATCAATGGACAATCACTAGCAGAACTGTTATTGAAGAGGTTTTTGATGATGAAGACATGATGCCTGTCAAGTTCAACTGTACAAAGTTTAGAGATCTGGCACAGTACATGGATGATAAGGCTAAATCAgttg atGTCCTCGCAATAGTTATTGAAACATTGGAGAAAAAGACAATTACTACAAACTACAGAGAATCTGTTGTTCAAAAGTTTGTCCTTGTGAATGAGGA ATTGCAGACTGTTGTACTTTCTATGTGGGATGATTTCATCAAAAACGAAGGAGAACAGATAATTTCTGCCATGAACAACTATCCTGTTATTATTGCCCGAAGGATAAAAGTTAACAACTACAATG GTGTTTCTCTGTCCACATGGTTTGATTCTGCAATCCTTGTTAATCCTCCTATTCAAGAAGCAAGGGAACTAAAGAATTG GGCAATGAGAAACAGCAAAGAGTTGACACTTATTCTGGAACAGAAAACCTATACTAGATACAAtccagaaatttcattaaaaccAGATCAGAAAACCACCTTAATTTGCAATGTTAATCCTTCCCACAAG AGTACATGGGTCAAAGCACAGTTTACTTTCCAGCACATATTTCAGAAATACTGGTATATGAGTTGCAAAAAATGTTATCGAGGTACTGCAGCAGCACATGGAGTCATTTTTAGCTGTAATACTTGTAAAGAAAAACATCCTGCTGAACCAAG GTGTCGCTTTGATATGGATTTACGAGATCATACAGGAGTTATCACAGCTTCTATCTTTGGAGAACAAGCTGAACAGCTGTTGACGTTCAATGCTCTTGAAATAATGGAACACTTTAAACAG AACATTGAACTTCCACTTGAAACTGTCCACAAAGAACTTGAATTAAAGTGGTTCTTGGTACACATTAAGCCAGTACAAACTCAAGTTGCAGATACAAAGCAACGATATACAATCATTTATTATTCTGAGGTTGTGGATGCTGCTACTCAAGTTTCCTCTGTCAATGAATCAATCGTTCCCTTTGTATCAGTTCATGACCAGGATGACTCTTCACATATCACAACTTCAG GTACTGTAACTGTTGAAGAAAACAATCCAACTTCAAAGGTTCGTCTTTCACTAAATCAAAAGTTTGATCAGGCTGAAGAACCAGAAAATAATGCCTCTCAACTTGAAGGAACTAGCTGCAGCAAGAAGCCAAAACTGAACTAA